From the genome of Candidatus Paceibacterota bacterium, one region includes:
- a CDS encoding Gfo/Idh/MocA family oxidoreductase, whose translation MKNRKSRNPDRKVNVAVVGLGFMGVTHIKAYRQLKAARIAAVCDAFRVPVNGILPGVSGNITGSDAMDLGRAVKVYRALDEVLADSGVDLVDLCVPTALHPEQAIAALKAGKHVICEKPLALNSARAREIARAAQSARGFFMPAMCMRFWPGWSCLKQIVADKPYGRICSASFRRLSPAPGWSKATYSRGDLTGGALLDLHIHDTDFVQFLFGRPASVFSSGVTRNGNSIDHVVTQYHYPRGPVVYAEGTWLLTGGFNMAYTVICERATLDFDLARGAQALRISEAGKASRFVKSDGSDGYVGELRYMLEAIQSGKRPKVVTAQDGLSAVQICEAEAKSVRTGKVVVI comes from the coding sequence ATGAAGAATAGGAAATCCCGGAATCCGGATCGGAAAGTCAACGTCGCCGTCGTGGGCCTCGGCTTCATGGGCGTCACCCACATCAAGGCCTACCGCCAGCTTAAGGCTGCCCGAATTGCGGCGGTGTGCGATGCGTTCCGCGTCCCGGTCAACGGCATCCTGCCTGGGGTCTCCGGCAACATCACCGGCTCCGACGCCATGGATCTTGGCCGCGCCGTCAAAGTCTATCGCGCTCTCGACGAAGTCCTCGCCGACTCCGGCGTTGACCTTGTGGATCTCTGCGTCCCCACCGCCCTGCATCCCGAGCAGGCCATCGCCGCCCTCAAAGCCGGCAAGCACGTTATTTGCGAGAAGCCCCTCGCGCTCAACTCCGCGCGCGCCCGCGAGATCGCCCGCGCCGCCCAGTCCGCCCGCGGGTTCTTCATGCCGGCCATGTGCATGCGCTTCTGGCCCGGTTGGTCCTGCCTCAAGCAGATCGTGGCCGACAAGCCGTATGGCCGGATCTGCTCCGCCTCGTTCCGGCGGCTCTCTCCCGCTCCCGGCTGGAGCAAGGCCACCTACAGCCGCGGCGACCTGACCGGCGGCGCGCTCCTCGACCTCCACATCCACGACACGGACTTCGTCCAGTTCCTCTTCGGCCGGCCGGCGAGCGTCTTCTCGTCCGGCGTGACGCGCAACGGCAATTCGATTGATCATGTCGTCACCCAGTACCACTACCCCCGCGGACCGGTCGTTTATGCCGAAGGCACCTGGCTGCTGACCGGTGGCTTCAACATGGCTTACACCGTGATCTGCGAGCGGGCGACGCTGGACTTCGACCTGGCACGCGGCGCGCAAGCCCTGCGGATCAGCGAGGCCGGCAAAGCCTCGCGCTTCGTCAAGAGCGACGGGTCAGACGGCTACGTTGGAGAACTCCGCTACATGCTGGAAGCCATCCAAAGCGGCAAGCGGCCCAAAGTAGTCACGGCCCAGGACGGCTTGAGCGCGGTGCAAATCTGCGAAGCAGAAGCCAAGTCCGTCCGGACGGGCAAAGTCGTGGTCATTTAG
- a CDS encoding sugar phosphate isomerase/epimerase family protein, with amino-acid sequence MNFNRRQFIQASSLSLGALSLAPRLARGAAESKPASFLVRPPKMHLGLVTYNLARDWDIPTIIKNCEETQFEGVELRTTHAHKVEVNLSPEQRKEVRKRFQDSKIQLVGLGSAFDYHTPDQAKLRQDIEATRQYIVLAQDVGASGVKVRPNSLPQEVPVEKTLAQIGRALGELGDFARDHGQVIRLEVHGSGTSFPPHIKTILDTANHPNVGACWNSNPTDLDGEGWDHNFNLLKDKIVLVHMRDLFIEDYPFRKLFARLNQINYTGYCLAEIPASADPVRVMRYYRALWLAYQDLL; translated from the coding sequence ATGAATTTTAATCGTCGGCAATTCATCCAAGCCAGCAGCCTCAGCCTGGGCGCGTTGAGCCTCGCGCCGCGGTTGGCCCGCGGGGCGGCGGAGTCCAAGCCGGCCAGCTTCCTCGTTCGGCCGCCGAAAATGCACTTGGGCCTGGTAACCTACAACCTCGCGCGGGATTGGGACATCCCCACCATTATCAAGAACTGCGAGGAAACGCAATTCGAGGGAGTGGAACTCCGCACCACCCACGCGCACAAGGTGGAGGTGAACCTGTCGCCGGAACAGCGCAAGGAAGTCCGGAAACGCTTTCAGGACTCAAAGATCCAACTGGTGGGCCTTGGCAGCGCGTTCGATTACCACACGCCTGACCAGGCCAAGCTCCGCCAGGACATTGAGGCCACCCGCCAGTACATCGTCCTCGCCCAGGACGTCGGCGCCTCCGGGGTCAAAGTCCGCCCCAACTCCCTCCCCCAGGAAGTCCCTGTCGAAAAGACCCTCGCCCAGATCGGCCGCGCCCTCGGCGAGCTTGGCGACTTCGCCCGCGACCACGGCCAGGTCATCCGCCTCGAAGTCCACGGCTCCGGCACCTCCTTTCCGCCCCACATCAAGACCATTCTCGACACGGCCAACCATCCCAACGTCGGCGCCTGCTGGAACTCCAACCCCACCGACCTCGACGGCGAGGGCTGGGACCACAACTTCAACCTGCTCAAAGACAAGATCGTCCTGGTCCACATGCGCGACTTGTTTATCGAGGACTATCCCTTCCGCAAACTCTTTGCGCGCCTCAACCAGATCAACTACACCGGCTACTGCCTCGCCGAGATTCCCGCCAGCGCCGACCCTGTGCGCGTGATGAGATACTACCGCGCCCTCTGGCTCGCCTACCAGGACCTGCTGTAG
- a CDS encoding sialidase family protein, producing MLLLLLSGVFALAADPGVKETLQREARRSQPDYIVYVPGSFDGSTHDGHNEHFLVFDGPDGSLMAVWTQNINAPDGPVGNRIVFARSTDEGVTWSPPKHLVGPATPKDPAHMASWAFPMVSKSGRIYVLFNRNQGNSGWIQMHTGTMEGIYSDDNGATWSAPQNIPMPKSIYDDPAGRIPAEWIVWQNPMRDLKGGYFVGYSHWVNHARATLKKVESWTQIESVVEFMRFENVDTNPEPKDLRVKYSAWGEQALRVPHYKYPLLSIAQEPSIVRLPDKRLFCVMRTNSGYIWYSLSADDGETWCNPRPLLRCDHGLPILQPVSCCPIYQLADGRYVLLHHNNRGNIDAKPEATHGPRRPAFIALGEFRPGADQPLWFSDSRQLMDTDGLRYDGTPPVEGKHGSTDIGVYPSFTTRKGNNVLWHPDRKFYLLGKKITPEFLADLKVPAPAP from the coding sequence GTGCTACTGCTGCTCCTATCCGGCGTGTTTGCGCTCGCAGCGGACCCTGGCGTAAAGGAGACACTGCAGCGCGAAGCCCGCCGCAGCCAGCCCGATTACATCGTCTATGTGCCCGGCAGCTTCGATGGTTCCACGCATGACGGCCACAACGAGCACTTCCTCGTCTTCGACGGCCCGGACGGCTCGCTCATGGCCGTCTGGACCCAGAACATCAACGCCCCCGATGGCCCCGTCGGCAACCGCATCGTCTTCGCCCGCTCCACCGACGAGGGCGTGACTTGGTCGCCTCCCAAACACCTCGTTGGCCCCGCCACCCCCAAGGACCCCGCTCACATGGCCAGTTGGGCGTTCCCGATGGTCTCGAAGTCCGGCCGCATCTACGTTCTCTTCAACCGCAACCAGGGCAACTCCGGCTGGATCCAAATGCACACTGGCACCATGGAAGGCATCTACAGTGATGATAACGGCGCCACTTGGTCCGCGCCCCAGAACATCCCCATGCCCAAAAGCATCTACGACGATCCCGCCGGCCGCATTCCCGCCGAGTGGATCGTCTGGCAGAATCCCATGCGCGACCTCAAAGGCGGCTACTTCGTGGGCTACTCCCACTGGGTCAACCATGCCCGTGCCACCCTCAAGAAAGTCGAGTCGTGGACGCAGATCGAGTCCGTCGTCGAGTTCATGCGCTTTGAGAACGTGGACACCAACCCCGAGCCCAAAGACCTCCGCGTGAAATACTCCGCCTGGGGCGAGCAGGCTCTCCGCGTGCCCCACTACAAGTATCCCCTCCTCAGCATCGCCCAGGAGCCGAGCATCGTCCGCCTGCCGGACAAGCGCCTCTTCTGTGTCATGCGCACCAACTCCGGTTATATCTGGTACAGCCTCTCCGCCGACGACGGCGAGACCTGGTGCAACCCGCGCCCCCTCCTGCGCTGCGACCACGGCCTTCCCATCCTCCAGCCCGTCAGTTGCTGCCCAATTTACCAGTTGGCCGACGGCCGCTACGTGCTCCTCCACCACAACAACCGGGGCAACATTGATGCCAAACCCGAAGCCACCCACGGCCCCCGCCGCCCCGCCTTCATCGCCCTCGGCGAGTTCCGCCCCGGCGCCGATCAGCCCCTCTGGTTCAGCGACTCCAGGCAACTCATGGACACCGATGGCCTGCGTTACGACGGCACCCCACCCGTCGAAGGCAAACACGGCAGCACCGACATCGGCGTTTACCCCAGCTTTACCACTCGCAAAGGCAACAACGTCCTCTGGCACCCCGACCGCAAGTTCTACCTCCTCGGCAAGAAGATCACGCCGGAATTCCTGGCGGACTTGAAAGTGCCTGCACCGGCGCCCTAG
- a CDS encoding DUF481 domain-containing protein produces MHYWSGNFSVGLSLQSGNNRFITLTTSGELARRSPNTDLVLDYLGNYSQVNGIESANNQRLNFTYDIRLDRHWFIRAPQLEYYHDPLANIAHRGTAMVGGGYYIFDRSGLTWNVAAGPAYQYTRFDTVEPDQSDTATTPAAVLETYFKMDLTRRLTFSENLRTIFAKEEAGQYTHHAVSKLEFKIKQHLDFDVSFVWEYLHKPEADSSGEIPQNSDFYLTVGLGYRF; encoded by the coding sequence ATGCATTACTGGTCGGGCAACTTCAGCGTCGGGCTGAGCCTCCAGTCCGGCAATAACAGATTTATCACGCTGACCACCAGCGGCGAGTTGGCTCGGCGGAGTCCGAATACCGACTTGGTGCTCGATTACCTGGGCAACTATAGCCAGGTAAACGGGATCGAAAGCGCCAATAATCAGCGCCTTAATTTCACCTACGACATCCGCCTGGATCGCCACTGGTTCATTCGCGCGCCGCAGCTGGAATACTACCATGACCCGCTGGCCAACATTGCGCACCGCGGGACGGCCATGGTGGGCGGCGGCTATTACATTTTTGATCGCTCAGGGCTCACCTGGAACGTGGCCGCCGGTCCCGCCTACCAGTACACCCGGTTTGACACGGTAGAGCCGGACCAATCCGATACCGCGACCACGCCGGCAGCAGTGCTGGAAACCTACTTCAAAATGGACCTCACCCGTCGCCTGACGTTCTCGGAGAACCTGCGGACCATCTTCGCCAAGGAGGAAGCGGGGCAATATACCCACCACGCAGTCTCCAAGCTCGAATTCAAAATCAAGCAGCATCTGGACTTTGATGTCTCCTTCGTTTGGGAGTATCTGCATAAGCCCGAGGCGGATTCGAGCGGGGAGATACCGCAGAATAGCGATTTCTACCTCACCGTTGGACTCGGTTACAGGTTTTAA
- a CDS encoding response regulator transcription factor encodes MTERALDGHLRVLVVDDSALVRQCLCQLLEEGGRFAVVGCANDGQAAVELSAKLRPDLVLMDLHMPGMNGLEATQRIKRHPKAPMVIMVTLHDTPASQAAAKAAGVDAFVNKAAMAKKLPPLLSALRRTRKDPTRMPAGTGPATEGFDGALTPRERQVLQLIADGRSSKEVAHRLQISVATVDTHRSNLKRKLNLHSVSQLVRYAIRHRLIEP; translated from the coding sequence ATGACTGAAAGGGCATTAGACGGGCACCTGCGGGTGCTGGTGGTGGATGATTCTGCGCTTGTGCGGCAATGTCTCTGCCAGCTTCTGGAGGAAGGCGGGCGGTTTGCAGTCGTCGGGTGTGCCAACGATGGGCAAGCGGCTGTGGAATTGTCCGCCAAACTGCGTCCAGACTTAGTGCTCATGGACCTGCACATGCCGGGGATGAACGGCCTGGAGGCAACGCAGCGGATTAAGCGGCACCCCAAAGCGCCGATGGTCATCATGGTGACACTTCATGACACGCCGGCCTCCCAAGCCGCCGCCAAAGCCGCGGGCGTGGATGCCTTCGTGAACAAGGCGGCCATGGCCAAAAAGCTGCCCCCGCTGCTGTCCGCCCTGCGACGAACTCGCAAGGATCCAACTCGGATGCCGGCTGGCACCGGCCCCGCGACGGAGGGGTTTGACGGCGCGCTTACGCCCCGCGAGCGCCAGGTGCTGCAACTAATCGCGGATGGCCGCAGCAGCAAGGAAGTCGCCCATCGGCTGCAGATCTCGGTCGCGACAGTTGACACGCATCGCAGCAACCTCAAGCGCAAGCTCAACCTCCATTCAGTGAGCCAACTAGTCCGCTATGCTATTCGGCACCGGCTCATTGAGCCGTGA
- a CDS encoding DUF4838 domain-containing protein: protein MKPAATLCLLILLTASAAASLASPADPVQQVKIAEDRASDWRIVCPPPASPVINWGAGELQRYLRQISGCKLAIVKRVRGKPALAVGLRPELSPKDRAVLPPAAKGYDGYAVAVVAGTPKTPARIVIAGDNARGVIYGIYDVLERLGCRWFYPTEDAADPEVVPVQSTISLPAGSWAVASPMKHRICNGSAWFFEMEAGPARKQIEWAMKARYNAMGWQADTHTPLETQYRQLADTGLLAALKQRDMFLHGPAHCFNLLLRAEDYLTNHPDWFGLRDGKRVPQAFAGAQFCWSNPEARKQFTDNAAAFARQAKQINILCLVPFDGGQACECEPCKKAGASNLLMLLMAEVIERLKTCRPDLLVETVGGYGAMTDPPDTARIHPQQRVVWAHWGRVYTMGYDDPRYDRKDNLEKWRRAARGGVTLCQYYTDNFAEPWVMSPFTVAMEGDRRYFREKGIDSVYMLMWPRGYWWNHGLNGYLAGRCFHDFSLSPYDLLRDYARHYFGPEAGALLADYHEAWARDPELCYRVRGDSRDADRARLADQRKRLLEPAARLVASEPMLARRLGKVEKLHTLAERLMEVHRQRDDIQRLRRAGQFAPARAQLERARAYTDEVLALFYTLADLNQGLIERKEVPTFITANVKNWIEEEAKAIAAGNKE, encoded by the coding sequence ATGAAACCGGCGGCAACACTCTGCCTTCTAATTCTGCTCACAGCCTCCGCTGCTGCCAGTCTAGCCTCGCCCGCAGATCCGGTGCAGCAGGTCAAGATCGCCGAAGACCGCGCCAGCGATTGGCGCATTGTCTGCCCACCGCCGGCCTCGCCGGTCATCAACTGGGGGGCTGGCGAACTGCAACGATACCTCCGGCAAATCAGCGGCTGCAAACTGGCTATCGTCAAGCGCGTCCGCGGCAAACCGGCCTTGGCTGTCGGGCTCCGCCCCGAATTGTCGCCAAAGGACCGGGCGGTGCTGCCCCCAGCCGCAAAGGGCTATGACGGTTACGCAGTGGCGGTCGTAGCGGGAACGCCCAAGACCCCAGCCCGCATCGTGATCGCCGGGGACAACGCGCGCGGAGTGATCTATGGCATTTACGATGTGCTGGAGCGCCTGGGTTGCCGCTGGTTTTACCCCACCGAAGATGCCGCGGACCCGGAGGTCGTGCCGGTGCAGAGCACGATTTCCCTGCCCGCCGGATCGTGGGCCGTGGCCTCGCCGATGAAGCACCGCATCTGCAACGGCAGCGCGTGGTTCTTTGAGATGGAGGCCGGCCCGGCCCGCAAGCAGATCGAGTGGGCGATGAAGGCGCGTTACAACGCCATGGGCTGGCAGGCCGACACCCACACCCCGCTGGAGACGCAATACCGGCAGCTTGCCGACACCGGCCTGCTTGCCGCATTGAAACAGCGCGACATGTTCCTGCACGGCCCGGCCCATTGCTTCAACCTCCTGCTGCGCGCTGAGGATTACCTGACCAACCATCCCGATTGGTTTGGTCTGCGCGACGGCAAGCGCGTGCCTCAGGCCTTCGCGGGCGCGCAGTTCTGCTGGTCGAATCCCGAAGCGCGGAAGCAGTTTACCGACAACGCCGCGGCGTTCGCCCGGCAGGCGAAGCAAATCAACATCCTCTGCCTGGTGCCGTTCGATGGCGGACAGGCCTGCGAATGCGAGCCATGCAAGAAGGCCGGCGCCAGCAACCTGCTGATGCTCCTCATGGCGGAAGTCATTGAGCGGCTCAAGACCTGCCGGCCGGACCTGCTGGTCGAGACGGTTGGCGGCTATGGCGCCATGACCGATCCGCCCGACACGGCGCGGATTCACCCGCAACAGCGCGTTGTGTGGGCGCATTGGGGCCGCGTCTATACGATGGGCTACGATGACCCGCGCTATGACCGCAAGGACAACCTGGAGAAGTGGCGCCGCGCCGCTCGGGGCGGCGTCACGCTGTGCCAGTATTACACCGACAACTTCGCCGAGCCGTGGGTGATGTCGCCGTTCACAGTGGCGATGGAAGGCGACCGCCGCTACTTCCGCGAGAAAGGGATTGATTCGGTCTATATGTTGATGTGGCCGCGTGGCTATTGGTGGAACCACGGCTTGAACGGCTACCTGGCCGGCCGTTGTTTCCACGACTTCTCGCTGAGCCCCTACGACCTGCTGCGTGATTACGCGCGGCATTACTTCGGCCCGGAGGCAGGTGCTTTGCTGGCCGACTACCATGAGGCGTGGGCGCGCGATCCTGAGTTGTGCTACCGCGTGCGCGGCGATTCGCGCGACGCGGACCGCGCCCGGCTGGCCGACCAGCGCAAGCGATTGCTCGAACCGGCCGCCCGGCTCGTGGCGAGCGAACCCATGCTGGCCCGCCGCCTCGGCAAGGTGGAGAAACTCCACACGTTGGCCGAGCGCCTCATGGAGGTCCACCGCCAGCGCGACGACATCCAGCGCCTGCGCCGCGCCGGCCAATTCGCCCCGGCCCGCGCCCAACTGGAGCGCGCCCGCGCCTATACCGACGAAGTGCTCGCCCTCTTTTACACGCTGGCCGACCTGAACCAGGGCCTCATCGAGCGCAAGGAAGTCCCCACCTTCATCACCGCCAATGTGAAAAACTGGATTGAGGAAGAGGCCAAGGCCATTGCGGCGGGGAACAAGGAATAG
- a CDS encoding glycoside hydrolase family 43 protein: protein MRRLTITLLLSAVAVGLCACNEPPPPAAPAPARTYRNPLLPERVIADPFILRLDGTYYLYGTTDGRGYEVFVSTNLVDWESKGRAFTDPRGGAWAPEVFHHERGDGKFYLYYTDNLPGEQRGPLEKQVGVAVADSPLGPFTDKAALASHSIDAHLFQDDDGSLYLYYVDLSGGFKILVQPMADPLTKRGEPKVLIRPEQDWEKANGEVTEGPFILKRQGTYYLTYSGSGADTPDYAIGYATSQSPSGPFVRYAGNPIARRGGSVIGPGHHCVVEGPDGKLWLVYHQKWNAERGWRRFLALDPIWFDEQGVLHTKLSRGTDQPAP, encoded by the coding sequence ATGCGAAGACTAACGATTACCTTGCTTCTATCCGCGGTGGCCGTGGGGCTGTGTGCCTGCAACGAGCCGCCGCCCCCCGCCGCGCCCGCCCCCGCCCGGACCTATCGCAACCCGCTGCTGCCCGAACGCGTGATAGCCGACCCCTTCATCCTGCGCCTGGACGGCACTTACTACCTCTACGGGACCACCGATGGCCGGGGCTACGAGGTGTTCGTCTCCACGAACTTGGTGGATTGGGAATCCAAGGGCCGCGCGTTCACGGACCCGCGTGGCGGCGCCTGGGCGCCCGAGGTCTTCCACCACGAGCGCGGCGACGGCAAGTTCTATCTGTATTATACGGACAACCTGCCCGGCGAGCAGCGCGGGCCGCTGGAGAAACAGGTTGGCGTGGCCGTGGCGGACAGTCCGCTGGGGCCGTTCACCGACAAGGCAGCGCTGGCATCGCACTCGATTGACGCCCACCTGTTCCAGGACGACGACGGCAGCCTTTACCTGTATTATGTTGACCTCTCCGGCGGTTTCAAGATTCTCGTCCAGCCGATGGCCGACCCGCTGACCAAGCGAGGCGAGCCAAAGGTCCTCATCCGCCCGGAGCAGGATTGGGAAAAGGCCAATGGTGAGGTCACCGAGGGCCCCTTCATACTCAAACGCCAGGGCACTTATTACCTCACCTATTCCGGTTCTGGGGCCGACACGCCCGACTACGCCATCGGCTACGCGACCTCCCAGTCACCCAGCGGCCCGTTCGTGAGATACGCCGGCAACCCGATCGCCCGGCGCGGCGGGTCCGTGATCGGGCCCGGCCATCATTGCGTCGTGGAAGGTCCCGACGGCAAGCTCTGGCTCGTCTATCACCAGAAATGGAACGCCGAGCGGGGCTGGCGCCGCTTTCTCGCGCTCGACCCCATCTGGTTCGACGAACAAGGCGTTCTGCACACGAAACTGTCACGGGGCACGGATCAGCCGGCTCCCTGA
- a CDS encoding PEGA domain-containing protein: protein MKLCRLLCALLFLCVGSAAELCGQTADAERRQFAAIKAKADKGDAEAQLSVASFYARGIGVTKDPGKSTKWLRKAAEQGLARAQRLLGWNLANGVGVKMNRVEAAQWLRRAAEQGLAEAQFDLGTCYANGDGVERNAAEAAAWYRQAANQALPDAEAELGNCYLEGNGVPKDIPEGVKLVRKAAERGFGPAQNTLGLCYARGNGVTKDHVEAYKWFNLAVAKGGALADDAKVNLAGVERFLTPEQVAEGQRLAREFNPGEASPPPGVDRTPAASPSNNTPAPSTGGKAGIVTVMAPDDACEIYVDGGFVGHTPARVRLKAGPHVVEVRKAGFKTYQKNLQVSEGAELTLRAVLDKE from the coding sequence ATGAAGCTCTGTCGCCTGCTCTGCGCGCTGCTGTTCCTTTGCGTGGGTTCTGCCGCTGAGTTGTGCGGCCAGACGGCCGATGCCGAACGCAGACAGTTCGCGGCGATCAAGGCCAAAGCGGATAAGGGAGACGCCGAAGCCCAACTCAGTGTGGCATCCTTCTACGCGCGCGGAATCGGAGTCACCAAAGACCCGGGCAAATCCACGAAGTGGCTGCGCAAGGCCGCTGAACAGGGATTGGCCCGCGCCCAGAGGCTGCTGGGTTGGAATCTTGCCAACGGTGTGGGCGTTAAGATGAATAGGGTCGAAGCCGCGCAATGGCTGCGCCGGGCCGCCGAGCAAGGGCTGGCAGAAGCGCAGTTCGATCTGGGCACGTGCTACGCCAACGGCGACGGGGTCGAGCGGAATGCCGCCGAAGCGGCGGCTTGGTACCGCCAGGCGGCCAATCAGGCGCTGCCGGACGCGGAAGCCGAGTTGGGCAACTGTTACCTGGAAGGCAACGGCGTGCCAAAGGACATCCCGGAAGGAGTCAAATTGGTTCGCAAAGCAGCCGAGAGAGGATTTGGGCCGGCGCAAAACACGCTGGGGCTTTGTTACGCCAGGGGCAATGGGGTGACGAAGGACCATGTGGAAGCCTATAAATGGTTCAACCTCGCGGTGGCCAAAGGGGGCGCGCTGGCCGATGACGCCAAGGTAAACCTGGCAGGAGTTGAGCGGTTCCTGACACCGGAACAGGTCGCCGAAGGGCAGCGGCTTGCTCGTGAGTTCAACCCTGGCGAGGCGTCCCCCCCGCCAGGCGTTGACAGAACGCCTGCCGCCTCCCCGAGCAACAACACCCCGGCTCCCTCGACGGGTGGCAAAGCAGGTATTGTTACTGTGATGGCACCGGACGATGCGTGCGAAATTTACGTGGATGGCGGCTTCGTCGGCCATACGCCGGCGCGGGTGAGGCTCAAGGCCGGGCCGCACGTGGTGGAGGTCAGGAAAGCGGGATTCAAGACTTACCAGAAGAACCTCCAGGTCAGCGAGGGGGCGGAGCTGACCCTGCGGGCGGTCCTGGACAAAGAGTAG
- a CDS encoding FHA domain-containing protein, with amino-acid sequence MPRLIVQPGSPDAREINLKSGTNSLGRGPANDFTLDDPSVSGTHCQIVVEGGKAVIRDLGSTNGTYVNRAPVKEAALQAGQTLHLGSLEILFYADAPAGAGVASPPLPPPRAVASAGAIRVARPGTVARIPTPPPPLAVPPQAAPPPIATPSGPCKLHPKVPGRHFCTHCQLLFCEACVTTRAHKKHCRQCGAECVPARVTLQRAAASRGFFARLPGAFAYPFLGSGVLMLIVSAVVISIAEGFTGFWMSIPLMIAAYGYIFSFLQNIIHATANEEEEMPDLPGLDDVFGGALRLGMTVLICFGLPLALFVLRLFEWYDAPATLQIAAMLLGCLYFPMAFLAVAMKDTALAANPLVVIPAILKVPLGYLVTCTVVVGVYLLRLLGDALAGGAESIGYQTRDMQVMFLTFGLRAVWGLIRVYLLAVSMRILGLLYVANKQKFGWFDR; translated from the coding sequence ATGCCGCGACTCATTGTGCAGCCCGGTTCACCCGACGCCCGTGAGATCAACCTCAAGTCAGGCACCAACTCGCTTGGGCGCGGCCCCGCGAACGACTTCACGCTCGATGATCCCTCGGTCTCGGGTACCCATTGCCAGATCGTGGTGGAGGGCGGCAAGGCGGTGATCCGGGATTTGGGTTCCACCAACGGCACATATGTCAACCGCGCGCCGGTGAAGGAAGCGGCGCTCCAGGCTGGTCAAACACTGCACCTGGGCAGCCTGGAGATCCTCTTCTATGCCGACGCGCCCGCCGGCGCGGGAGTCGCCTCGCCGCCATTGCCTCCGCCGCGCGCCGTGGCGTCCGCAGGGGCTATCCGCGTCGCGAGGCCAGGCACCGTCGCGCGGATTCCGACTCCGCCGCCGCCTCTGGCCGTTCCGCCGCAGGCAGCGCCTCCTCCCATCGCCACGCCCTCCGGCCCTTGCAAACTCCACCCCAAGGTTCCCGGCCGGCATTTTTGCACACATTGCCAGCTTTTGTTCTGTGAGGCGTGTGTCACCACCCGCGCGCACAAGAAGCACTGCCGCCAATGCGGCGCGGAATGCGTGCCCGCGCGAGTCACGCTGCAACGTGCCGCGGCGTCGAGAGGGTTCTTCGCCCGGCTTCCCGGCGCGTTTGCCTACCCCTTCCTCGGCAGCGGCGTGCTGATGCTGATAGTGAGCGCCGTGGTGATCTCGATTGCCGAGGGCTTCACCGGATTCTGGATGTCTATCCCGCTCATGATCGCCGCCTACGGCTACATCTTCTCTTTCCTGCAGAATATCATCCACGCTACCGCCAACGAGGAGGAGGAAATGCCCGACTTGCCCGGTTTGGACGATGTGTTTGGCGGTGCCTTGCGCCTGGGCATGACGGTGCTGATATGTTTTGGGCTGCCGTTAGCCCTTTTCGTGCTGAGGCTCTTTGAGTGGTATGACGCGCCGGCCACCCTCCAAATTGCCGCGATGCTGCTGGGGTGTCTCTATTTCCCGATGGCATTCCTGGCCGTGGCGATGAAGGACACCGCCCTGGCCGCTAATCCGCTGGTTGTGATCCCGGCCATTCTCAAAGTCCCCCTGGGCTACCTGGTCACCTGCACGGTCGTGGTCGGCGTGTATCTGCTGCGGTTGCTGGGGGACGCCCTGGCAGGCGGCGCCGAGAGCATCGGGTATCAAACCAGGGATATGCAGGTGATGTTCCTGACATTTGGCTTGCGGGCCGTTTGGGGCCTGATCCGGGTCTATTTGCTCGCAGTGAGCATGCGCATATTGGGCCTGCTCTACGTGGCGAACAAACAGAAGTTCGGCTGGTTCGACCGATAG